Part of the Sorghum bicolor cultivar BTx623 chromosome 1, Sorghum_bicolor_NCBIv3, whole genome shotgun sequence genome, AATCAAGGCATTGATTTTGCTTGTAGAGAAATAATTGTTCAATTTAATGCTGATGTTGCTGATGGAATGCCGTGGAGGTTCATCCCTACACAGAGAGAGGTAATATTTAGGATTCAAGTCCAGATATTGAGCAGTTTCTGTTGTATACTTATTCTGGTCCTATTTCACTTATTTTAGGTCAGAGTTAAACCGGGTGAAAGTGCTCTGGCTTTTTATACTGCTGAGAATCGCAGTTCAGCCCCAATTACTGGTGTATCCACATATAATGTTGCTCCTATGAAGGTTTGAAATTGCAATCGGGTTTCGTTCGTTACTATTAACGTAATTCATATATACCTGCTGTTTCTTCTTGCAAGCTAATGACATCATCATTGATTTAGAAATGTTTTCTGATAATTTGGTCAATTTAGCACAACAATATTTACTACTATACTATGGTTTACTCAATAATGTAGCATTGTTCCTTCTGGCAATATTCTATAGTTTATGCTAGGTGTAAGTAACATTCTTCTTCCATGAGTACACCCTTTTGTGAGAGCATTGTCGTATGGAACAAATTGTAGTCAATTTTAATTGTAGAGGGTGATAAGGATGTCATTGATATATTGTAACCAGATGCATGTAGCagatttttaatattattttcTGGATATTAGTTTCGGTAGACATCCTTCATTCCTTGAAGATTATGTAGGCTCATCAGGCCGCTTAAGTCTCGAATGTTTGACCAAGTTAGTCAAATTGACTTTGCATGTTCTGTTTGCCTGTCAAATCTAGTGGATGCTTTACTGCCTGTACACCTGCAAAATCTCAGTATGAAATAAAGCATATTGGCATGTCCTGGGAAGCAAGACTTGTGAGCAAATATCATGCACACTCCTGTTCCGTTTTGCTTTGAAGTTAGACCAGATGTTGACAGATGAAAATTGGAGACGTACTATTTTTGGTTTTGTGAAATTGCATGTCAAACACGAAGGAGAAAATTTGAGAATACAAAACTTTTGTTAAGATGCTGCGAAATTGTCTGTCTATTCATGTTGCTATGGAAACAGAGGCACTGAGCTTGAGAATAGTAAACCATGTCACTAGCTAAGAGAAGTTTTGACTTCTGTTCGTCTGAGTTTACAGCAGTATTTTACCTTTTATCCTACAGGCTGCGATTTACTTCAATAAGATACAATGTTTCTGCTTTGAGGAGCAAACACTTCTTCCTGGAGAACAGATTGACATGCCAGTAAGCTTAGTTTGCTAAGCAATATTGCATACCGACTGTTATCTACTATTATTTGTGCACTATGTTTTGACGACAAATGCTCGTGAAATTCTCAGGTATTCTTCTATATCGATCCTGAGTTTGAGACAGACCCCAAAATGGACGGGGTGAACAATATTGTTCTTTCGTACACATTCTTCAAGGTGAACGATAGTTAGAAAACTTGCCAACAACATTGTTGTATTAGGAAAATAACACTTGAACAGTCCATATGCAGATATGCTGAGAGATAGCATCTCATGTAACACCAAgagaggattttttttttctttggtgtAGTTAGGTCACATTTGTTTGTGGAGAATTTTGCAAATAATCTGTAACGTGCACCCGAGGGCCAACGCGATCAAAGTGGATATCAGTTTTCATATGCAATCTCAAGATTGTGAAGTGATTGCATTTCGTCGTGAATCAGTGGGCTAGGTTTCCCCCTCCCTTTTTTATGTGACTGAGCGCACCTGCCATACAGCTGCAAAAACGAAACAAGACAGGTAAATTGGCCTTTCAGGCTTCGCTATGTCAGATCATCGTTTGTCGTATGAGCGGATGAGAAATATGGAAAATCCTACCGTTCGATGCCAGCGTAGGGTTGTATCTTCTCGTACATAAACACCTTCGACGCTTGTTGAGGAAAATTAAAACTGTTTTGTGGATGAGGAGGTTGCTCTATGCAAGTCTTTAAAGGTACTCTCTccgttcaaattataagtcgatcTATCTTTATTCCAAACTGAAGTGAATTTATCTAACTTTGATCAAGTTTGTAGGTAAAATACATCATCATTTATAACATTGAATTGATTTTATTAGGTTCATTCACCATTAAATGTGTTTCGATAGTGCATTATATTGAATTTGTATGTGTTAATATTTTTTTCATGAAAAACTTGGTTAAAGTTTGAGAAATTTAACTTAAGACAAATAAattgatatggagggagtagcttATCCCAACACTCAGCAATGAGAAACAAGTAGTACTGAACGCTGCGTCCCTGAACATATCTTCTTATTGATGTTTTAGGGTGCCCTTTAGAGCCTAAGCGTGACATTTTGCTCTAGGAACAAGTCCATAAGTCAAATGTTTGGTTATTAGCTAAGTTATAAAAGGCAATACAATAGCGGTCTCTTAAttactttattaattatattcatGTCCCACCTTCTCTTTTTTAGTTCTCCTCACATTCACTTAGTGTGTGTTTGGTTTAAGGAATGATGTGGTCTATTATCTTTCCACTCCTCACTTTTTTTGTATTTGGAATGGAATGAGTTACATCACCATCTGATTCCACACAAGCTAATCATTACTGTATGTATGAGGAATGGGTTGATTCCACCAAAATAATAGAATTTACTCATGATGCATCACCTCATGAAACATGAGATGACTcaacaaaccaaacacaccATTAATATATGGCCTATTACCTGTATTATACTTCTTTGTCCAGCTTGATACTTATATGAGAGTCAATCtttcctctcttctctcctctatATTAGCATTTGTTTGGCTATAAATCAATTATTATACCTACTCAAATTGTGTAAACAACGTCTCAACACCGAGAGTGCTCAGGTAAAGGTAAAGTGGCACCTGGCAGCTTCGTGAATCGCCCTcagctttggccttgtttagttagatAGGGAAAAAAaattgggtgtcacatcggatatttcGTAGGATGTCAAAAGAGGTATTCAGATActgataaaaaaactaattacaaaacTCAGCTGAAAACTGCATGACGaatttattaaacctaattaatctatcattagcacatgtaggttactATAACACTTAAGACTAATcctaaactaactagacttaaagatttGTCACTTGATTTCcaactaaactatgtaattaatttatttttttatttatatttaatactccatacaacaTGCGTCTAAACTGCCGCCGCCCAGACACGAAACGAGGGTAGTCACTCACAGGTTCTcccaaattttgtttttttttactgtcaggagggggggggggatcTCCCAGAGCAGCCGTCCGGCGGTTCTTCCTGTTGCTCCGACGGCCAGCAGGGAGACGGGAGCCGCGTAGGAGTAGAAGGGTAGCACCCGGCAGGCTGTAATGGGCAAACGAGCCATGCCAATGAGGAATCGAGGCTGGCACGGGCGCACGCCAACCTGCGTTGCGATCTTTTTTACTCCGTCCCGCTCCCGCGGCAGCAGCACTGTTCCGGCGTGAGCGCACGTCGCGCCAAGCGCGGGGGAGCGAATCCGCCGTACCGATCGtcctgcccctgcccctgcccctgccccgCGGGCCTCGGCATGGGAGCATGACGCGACGCGACGTGACGAAATGGAATCAAAGGAGAGCTCGGAGCGGGAGCCCCGCCTGGCTGATGAGGCCGCCACAGCCAAACCCGCCCGTGCCGAAACCGCGATCGCGCAGGCGAAGCTGCTGCTTGGAGAAGAGTAGGGGGAACACGGGCGTACGAGCCCGGGGATCGTGTAACGACAGCATGCATGAAGCGCGGTAGTGCGGGGATCCCGCGCGCATCGTACGTGCCGCCTCCTGACACCGTCGTGTGGCGCGTAGCGGCCGGGCGGTAGCTAGCAGTATCACTGG contains:
- the LOC8060000 gene encoding cytochrome c oxidase assembly protein COX11, mitochondrial; this encodes MAMRPLARLRHQLSPSLLRFHGPRNGWPPASDAAFLWRGLASSSPSAAAAAAGREKRSRRTLGYLLGVAVAMVGASYAAVPLYRRFCQATGYGGTVQIRESVEQKISRHARDGTTTSREIIVQFNADVADGMPWRFIPTQREVRVKPGESALAFYTAENRSSAPITGVSTYNVAPMKAAIYFNKIQCFCFEEQTLLPGEQIDMPVFFYIDPEFETDPKMDGVNNIVLSYTFFKVNDS